In one Candidatus Nitronereus thalassa genomic region, the following are encoded:
- a CDS encoding response regulator, which produces MTPITAQQTILLVDDSNEDFEVTKRAFLRARMANPIHRCVDGEDALDYLLRRGEYADPSSSPRPGIIMLDLNMPGTDGREVLKVIKTDMLLKKIPVIVLTTSSADRDIEECYNDGANSYIVKPVDIDGFMDAIRRLRDYWFEVVVVPEVSS; this is translated from the coding sequence ATGACACCTATCACGGCTCAACAAACTATCCTGTTAGTGGATGACAGTAACGAAGACTTTGAAGTAACAAAACGGGCCTTCCTTCGCGCGCGGATGGCGAATCCTATTCACCGCTGTGTCGATGGAGAAGACGCCTTAGACTATTTACTCCGCCGAGGGGAGTATGCTGATCCCAGCTCCTCACCCCGTCCCGGAATTATCATGCTGGATTTGAATATGCCGGGGACCGATGGACGAGAAGTCCTTAAGGTAATAAAAACAGATATGCTCCTAAAAAAAATTCCCGTCATTGTCCTGACCACCTCTTCGGCGGATCGGGATATCGAGGAATGCTACAATGACGGCGCCAATAGTTACATTGTAAAACCCGTGGATATTGATGGGTTCATGGACGCGATTCGACGATTGCGTGACTATTGGTTTGAAGTCGTCGTGGTACCTGAGGTAAGTTCGTAG
- a CDS encoding pentapeptide repeat-containing protein, with amino-acid sequence MANGEHLSLLKHGVSSWNTWRINHPEEPVDLSHASLKGMRLVGINLQGASLLQADLRGADLSHANLAQANLTRVNFSEAQCRAINLDQAILVGANLRHTHLDDAQLWLGQLAFANLQEASLVGAKMANVTLAKANLTNASLNAADLSFALLGEAILTDANLARTNLWKADLKGAHLERANFRCANLEKANLSHCVLQGTNLARANLAHASFFQAYLVAADVAKTNFHQAILVDTDLRGVNLQKVTGVSAEQLRTALTDKSTHPPSQWAITEKEWDRGIEESAWTVPQPIG; translated from the coding sequence ATGGCAAACGGGGAACACCTTTCTCTGTTAAAGCACGGCGTTTCTTCCTGGAATACCTGGCGAATTAATCACCCAGAGGAACCCGTTGACCTCAGTCATGCATCTCTGAAAGGAATGAGACTCGTCGGCATAAACCTTCAAGGAGCATCACTCCTTCAGGCTGACCTGCGGGGGGCCGACCTCAGTCACGCCAATTTGGCACAAGCCAACCTGACGAGAGTGAATTTCTCAGAAGCACAGTGCCGCGCGATCAACCTCGACCAGGCCATCCTTGTCGGGGCGAATCTTCGACATACCCATTTAGATGATGCCCAGCTCTGGCTTGGGCAATTGGCTTTTGCCAATTTACAAGAGGCGTCGCTCGTCGGAGCCAAAATGGCCAATGTCACTTTGGCGAAAGCCAACCTGACAAACGCAAGTCTCAATGCCGCTGATTTGAGTTTTGCCTTGCTAGGAGAAGCCATTCTGACTGACGCCAATTTAGCCCGCACCAATCTCTGGAAAGCCGATTTAAAAGGGGCACATTTAGAACGTGCCAATTTCCGTTGCGCCAATCTTGAAAAGGCCAATCTCTCACATTGCGTGTTACAAGGCACCAATCTCGCGCGAGCCAACCTGGCCCATGCAAGCTTCTTTCAAGCGTATTTGGTGGCGGCAGATGTGGCGAAAACCAATTTTCACCAAGCGATTCTCGTCGATACCGATTTACGAGGAGTCAATCTTCAAAAAGTGACGGGCGTAAGCGCCGAACAACTTCGGACCGCTCTCACCGATAAATCCACTCACCCACCAAGCCAATGGGCTATCACCGAAAAAGAATGGGACAGGGGGATTGAAGAATCAGCTTGGACGGTGCCCCAACCGATTGGATAA
- a CDS encoding response regulator: MQNLTPQQRILLVEDSPEDVVTAKRNLLQSRLRNPVEVCETGQLALDYIFQRQSFSDPSLAPVPGVILLDLNLPDMSGLEILTILKQHPVHQLIPVIVMTSSLDERDFEESRQAGAATYLSKPVDFQNFFQAIQQLQGFCFELMIFPEP; encoded by the coding sequence ATGCAGAATCTTACGCCTCAACAGCGAATTCTTCTCGTCGAAGATAGTCCCGAAGATGTCGTGACGGCAAAACGAAATCTTCTACAGAGCAGATTGCGAAACCCGGTTGAGGTTTGCGAGACCGGCCAACTCGCGTTGGATTATATATTTCAGCGACAATCGTTTTCAGACCCTAGCCTTGCCCCCGTTCCCGGCGTGATCCTGCTGGACCTGAACTTACCCGATATGAGTGGCTTGGAAATTTTAACCATTCTAAAACAACACCCCGTTCACCAATTAATTCCCGTGATTGTCATGACCTCTTCCCTGGATGAACGTGATTTTGAAGAGAGTCGACAAGCTGGAGCGGCTACTTATCTCTCGAAGCCGGTGGATTTCCAGAATTTTTTTCAGGCCATCCAACAACTCCAGGGATTCTGTTTCGAGCTGATGATTTTTCCTGAGCCCTAA
- a CDS encoding response regulator, whose protein sequence is MKVLSQTCPILLVDDNPHDYEATKRCFKQIGITNPLMYCADGDEALDLLQGQSTQTQYARPPRPSLILLDLNLPGTDGREVLNQLKQSKRLKSIPVVVLTTSSDPNDIHACYDKGANSYVVKPVDYDGLLEAMRSLCQFWLEVAEVPSMA, encoded by the coding sequence ATGAAAGTACTGTCTCAAACTTGCCCGATCCTCTTGGTGGATGACAATCCTCATGATTATGAAGCCACCAAACGTTGTTTCAAACAAATCGGAATAACAAATCCTTTGATGTATTGTGCGGATGGGGACGAAGCCCTTGACCTCCTCCAGGGACAATCAACACAAACTCAATACGCCCGCCCCCCTCGACCCAGCCTCATTCTTTTAGATTTAAACTTACCTGGAACCGACGGAAGGGAAGTCCTCAATCAACTGAAACAGAGTAAGCGTTTGAAATCAATTCCCGTGGTGGTACTGACAACGTCGTCCGACCCTAACGACATACACGCGTGTTATGACAAGGGGGCCAATAGCTACGTCGTCAAACCCGTGGATTATGATGGTTTACTGGAAGCCATGCGGTCTCTGTGTCAATTTTGGTTGGAGGTGGCAGAAGTGCCATCGATGGCCTAG
- a CDS encoding PAS domain S-box protein — MNSTSDIRDHPLTKIPHHSTMTPEEFPKPQKVISLPLIIFLITVLSLVILGGTLHLVHNSLVKKAGQDLALVASSIASHLKTNMFERKGDITLLASTVTLKVEDTNDLTAYLTTLSQTYQAYLAISVLNKDGQIMASSASQLMGQDFGQEPILRVWNQEQRFHLEDARPLPDFNNTLGLTLSAPILNADDDLQGFVVGHLNMSYLQRIFERAMEAFETQLGIHSTFEWQLLRQDGTVIIESLLEETGTLNLSEQGLPSAELVASGVSGFVEEQHLRRHIPVITGYAPTRDIRSNPKLNWHVLVRLDRDEVLAPIRNIESLLVLAGIFLVGPFIGFLILTIRKLQAANSKTAQALELVEQEKALLSNLSNRLTLATESARMGIWEWNVASNTLTWDEPMYALYGIQGHHFAGTYDAWIQTLHVADQSRVQEELQKTLNGQEEFHTEFRVVWPDHSIHWLEGHAMVERSSTDDVIRMIGINVEITRRKRAEKELQERNALVSYEAKIIKILNEIHSVRPMLQACTDVMVEHLQVAFARIWTLQPNGQILELQASSGLYTHLDGAHGSIRMGQFKIGKIASERKPHLTNQVIGDPQVPQQEWAKEKGMVAFAGYPLVIEDEVLGVMGAFSQQALSPQILHMMELVAARIAQSLAHKRHEKEIHELAARNALLLTSAGEGIYGVDTEGLTTFVNPAAANMLGYRAEELIGQPMHKTVHHSKPDGIHYPQEECPMYAAFNDGKVHIVDDEVLWRKDGTSIPVHYSSTPVRDAAGNIIGAVVTFSDMTERKQAEEALLQWTQALEHSNKELDDFAYIASHDLKEPLRGIHNYSRFLVEDYAALLGEAGSEQCQTIMRLSQRMEELINTLLYYSRLGRTDLAIREVDLDRVVLDVLDTLKPRLEEEGITIQYPNPLPVLRCDEARVGEIFRNLLTNAMKYNDKTDKWIEIGCVNTDRSKAQERGKNSALSSNKIRDAKDGIRQFYVRDNGIGIPEKHFGDMFRIFKRLQGRDKFGGGTGAGLTITQKIVHRHGGRIWVESTVGEGTTFWFTLEPQSQQEKRFPIEDKGSYDMNK; from the coding sequence ATGAACAGCACATCCGACATACGAGACCATCCTCTCACCAAGATTCCTCACCATTCCACAATGACACCAGAGGAATTTCCCAAACCTCAAAAGGTCATATCTCTTCCCCTTATTATTTTCCTGATCACGGTGCTATCCCTGGTGATCCTTGGTGGCACCCTTCATTTGGTCCACAACAGTCTCGTGAAAAAAGCCGGGCAGGACTTGGCTCTGGTGGCGTCCAGCATTGCCTCCCATCTCAAGACCAACATGTTTGAACGCAAAGGGGACATTACCCTGCTTGCCAGTACGGTGACCCTGAAGGTCGAAGATACCAATGATCTGACGGCCTACCTCACCACCCTCAGTCAAACATACCAAGCCTATTTGGCCATCAGTGTTCTAAACAAAGATGGTCAAATCATGGCATCAAGTGCGTCTCAATTAATGGGCCAGGATTTCGGACAGGAACCCATCCTAAGGGTATGGAATCAAGAACAGCGGTTTCACCTAGAAGACGCCAGGCCTCTCCCGGATTTTAACAATACCCTGGGACTCACACTTTCGGCTCCTATACTCAACGCCGACGACGACCTTCAAGGTTTTGTCGTTGGCCATCTGAACATGTCTTATTTACAAAGAATTTTCGAACGGGCGATGGAAGCCTTTGAAACACAGTTGGGCATCCATTCCACTTTCGAATGGCAACTTCTCAGACAAGATGGCACGGTAATCATTGAATCCCTTCTGGAAGAAACCGGAACGCTGAATCTATCCGAGCAAGGACTGCCCTCTGCCGAATTAGTGGCATCGGGAGTTTCGGGTTTTGTGGAGGAACAGCATCTTCGCCGACACATTCCCGTGATCACGGGATATGCCCCTACTCGCGATATTCGCAGTAACCCCAAATTAAACTGGCATGTTTTAGTGCGTCTGGATCGAGACGAAGTCCTCGCACCTATCCGAAACATCGAATCACTGCTTGTCCTCGCAGGTATTTTTCTTGTAGGCCCTTTTATCGGATTTTTGATTCTGACCATCCGAAAACTTCAGGCGGCCAATTCCAAAACTGCTCAAGCCCTGGAACTGGTTGAACAAGAAAAGGCCTTGTTGTCCAATCTTTCCAATCGACTGACTCTCGCTACAGAATCCGCGCGTATGGGCATTTGGGAATGGAATGTTGCGAGCAATACCTTAACGTGGGATGAACCCATGTATGCCCTTTATGGAATCCAAGGCCACCATTTTGCAGGCACTTACGACGCGTGGATCCAGACCCTTCATGTCGCCGATCAGAGTCGTGTCCAGGAAGAGCTGCAAAAGACCTTGAACGGCCAGGAAGAATTTCATACAGAATTTCGCGTCGTTTGGCCTGATCACTCGATTCATTGGCTGGAAGGCCATGCCATGGTGGAGCGAAGTTCTACAGACGATGTCATTCGCATGATCGGCATCAATGTGGAGATCACCCGGCGCAAACGGGCCGAAAAGGAACTCCAAGAACGGAATGCCCTGGTGTCGTATGAAGCCAAGATCATTAAAATTTTGAATGAGATCCATAGTGTCCGACCCATGCTGCAAGCCTGTACTGACGTCATGGTTGAACATCTGCAAGTCGCCTTTGCCAGAATTTGGACACTCCAACCAAACGGACAGATCCTTGAGCTTCAGGCCAGCTCAGGATTATACACCCACCTCGATGGTGCCCATGGGAGTATCCGCATGGGCCAATTCAAAATTGGGAAGATCGCCTCTGAGCGAAAACCCCATCTCACAAACCAAGTCATCGGCGACCCGCAAGTCCCACAACAAGAATGGGCAAAGGAAAAGGGCATGGTGGCGTTTGCTGGGTATCCTCTTGTCATTGAAGATGAGGTCCTTGGGGTCATGGGCGCGTTTTCCCAACAGGCCCTCTCCCCCCAAATACTCCACATGATGGAGTTGGTTGCTGCCAGGATTGCCCAAAGTCTGGCACACAAAAGGCATGAAAAGGAAATTCATGAATTGGCAGCGCGTAATGCCTTACTCTTAACCTCAGCGGGGGAAGGCATTTACGGAGTCGATACCGAGGGGCTCACGACCTTTGTAAATCCTGCTGCTGCCAACATGCTTGGCTATCGAGCAGAGGAACTCATTGGTCAACCCATGCATAAGACTGTGCACCATTCCAAACCGGATGGGATACACTATCCCCAAGAAGAATGCCCCATGTACGCCGCATTCAATGACGGAAAAGTGCATATCGTCGACGACGAAGTGCTTTGGCGAAAAGATGGCACAAGCATTCCGGTCCATTATTCGAGCACACCCGTGCGAGATGCGGCAGGAAACATCATCGGGGCTGTGGTGACCTTTTCCGATATGACCGAACGGAAACAAGCCGAAGAGGCCCTCCTTCAATGGACTCAGGCCTTGGAACATAGCAATAAGGAGTTAGACGATTTTGCCTATATTGCTTCACACGATCTCAAGGAACCCCTGCGAGGCATTCACAACTATTCCCGGTTCCTGGTGGAAGACTATGCCGCATTGCTCGGTGAAGCGGGCAGTGAACAATGCCAAACCATCATGCGGTTGTCGCAACGCATGGAAGAACTCATTAATACCCTCCTGTACTATTCCCGTCTCGGGCGGACCGACCTCGCTATCCGCGAGGTGGATTTAGATCGCGTAGTCCTGGATGTTCTCGATACTCTCAAGCCTCGACTCGAAGAAGAGGGCATTACCATTCAGTATCCCAACCCCTTGCCGGTCCTGCGCTGCGATGAAGCCCGTGTTGGGGAAATCTTTCGCAACCTCCTGACCAATGCCATGAAATACAATGACAAGACGGACAAATGGATTGAAATCGGGTGCGTGAATACAGACCGCAGTAAAGCGCAAGAGAGGGGGAAGAACTCGGCTCTATCTTCAAACAAGATACGAGATGCAAAAGACGGAATACGGCAGTTTTACGTGCGCGACAATGGCATCGGCATTCCGGAAAAACACTTTGGGGACATGTTTCGAATTTTCAAGCGCCTCCAAGGGCGGGATAAGTTTGGTGGGGGCACTGGAGCGGGATTGACAATCACTCAAAAAATTGTCCACCGCCACGGAGGGAGGATCTGGGTGGAATCAACGGTAGGGGAAGGCACCACTTTTTGGTTTACCCTGGAGCCGCAATCTCAGCAGGAGAAGCGATTTCCCATTGAAGATAAGGGATCTTATGATATGAACAAGTAG
- a CDS encoding 2OG-Fe(II) oxygenase: MGANIDHEDRLPTISEDWTDSLTLVEILQDFTELTMTHHQMPDLSRLDWSSISLSLYTHGWAQVPHLVHASVCQSLTKLYDQDRYFRSRIDMARYHFGQGTYAYFADPLPSVVAHLRTHLYTRLAPIANHMMELMNQPQRYPRTHGAFRKECHRQGQTKPTPLLLRYEMNGFNCLHRDIYGPTLFPLQAMVMLSQPGQEFEGGEFLLVENRPRQQARGTVLKPHIGDLIIFPVSDRPVQGKRGMLRASLRHGVSPVTSGQRYALGIIFHDAK; the protein is encoded by the coding sequence GTGGGGGCAAACATCGATCATGAAGATAGACTCCCAACTATCTCGGAAGATTGGACCGACTCGTTGACCCTAGTGGAGATTCTCCAAGATTTTACGGAATTGACCATGACTCATCATCAAATGCCGGATCTTTCCAGATTAGATTGGTCCTCGATATCCCTATCGCTTTATACTCACGGGTGGGCCCAGGTGCCTCATCTTGTTCATGCGTCAGTCTGCCAATCTCTGACAAAATTGTACGATCAGGATCGATATTTTCGATCGCGAATTGACATGGCACGCTATCACTTTGGCCAAGGGACCTATGCCTATTTTGCCGATCCGTTGCCGTCGGTCGTGGCTCATCTTCGGACTCACTTATATACCCGCCTGGCTCCAATTGCGAATCACATGATGGAATTGATGAATCAGCCCCAACGGTATCCTCGCACACATGGTGCCTTCCGAAAAGAATGCCATCGTCAGGGGCAGACGAAGCCAACACCATTGCTCCTTCGTTATGAAATGAATGGATTTAATTGCCTGCATCGGGATATCTATGGACCGACGTTGTTTCCCTTGCAAGCGATGGTGATGTTGAGTCAACCCGGTCAGGAGTTTGAGGGAGGCGAATTTTTACTCGTCGAAAATCGGCCACGGCAGCAAGCTCGTGGAACTGTCCTCAAACCTCATATTGGCGATCTCATTATCTTTCCCGTCTCAGATCGTCCGGTTCAAGGCAAACGCGGGATGCTTCGTGCATCACTGCGCCATGGCGTGAGCCCTGTGACTTCCGGTCAACGGTATGCTTTAGGAATCATCTTTCATGATGCGAAATGA
- a CDS encoding PAS domain S-box protein yields MESYNPQLRLPMLVRFGIIALIGGVFLLDIFIPLGMSLGTLYLLGVLFTLPLKQRSFTVTVAAISALGIVIGWVFSPPGMEFLSPAINRLISLGTLGLVTFMVLRQINTTVELQDLQDSLQEKIRDKTSDLEQQRLATMNLLEDIDQARWEVEQKEELLTNLLNHAEAAIYVKNLSHRYLLVNSNFATHFHLSPESFIGKTDEELFSTSVASLIGQREGEVLQGKKPLKFEQRIVFPDGLKTWLTIKFPLLDSFDQPYALCSMSTDVTDLEQAQKLFHKIVEAAPTGMIMVNQEGRIVLANALTCSQFGYTREELLQQPVELLVPLRFRATHPDKRTGFMSHPEPRSMGSGRDLYGLRKDGTEFPLEIGLNPLSTPEGSFVLASVVDITKRIEGEKSFAQLYRHHQLLLNSAGEGIYGIDCNGITTFINPAAAKMLGYIPEELIGVPMHSTAHHTKPDGSAYPRTECPMYQAFQDGAVHTVEDEVLWRKDGSCFPVEYTTTPISDEEGCFVGAVVTFKDITERKRTEAMLRQWTQALEHSNKELDDFAYIAAHDLKEPLRGIHNYSRFLVEDYAALLGEAGSEQCQTIMRLSQRMEELINTLLYYSRLGRTDLAIREVYLDRVVLDVLDTLKPRLKEEGITIRYPNPLPVLRCDEARVGEIFRNLLTNAMKYNDKTDKWIEIGCVAAETGEALPVKQTPKQRAQGSVLSSNEIRDTKDEIRHFYVRDNGIGIPEKHFGDIFRIFKRLQGRDKFGGGTGAGLTIIEKIVHRHGGRIWVESMVGEGTTFWFTLESSSKSSTHNQISPSTMPNSVL; encoded by the coding sequence ATGGAATCTTACAATCCCCAACTCAGACTCCCCATGTTGGTACGGTTCGGGATCATAGCGCTCATTGGGGGAGTTTTTCTCCTGGATATTTTCATCCCATTAGGAATGTCCCTCGGAACACTTTATCTCCTTGGAGTATTATTTACCCTTCCGCTAAAACAGCGTTCGTTTACGGTGACCGTGGCGGCCATCTCCGCTTTAGGTATTGTAATAGGGTGGGTGTTTTCGCCTCCTGGAATGGAATTTTTATCTCCCGCCATCAACCGGCTCATTTCTCTCGGGACCCTTGGCTTGGTCACATTTATGGTATTGCGGCAAATTAATACGACCGTTGAATTGCAAGATTTACAGGACTCACTTCAGGAAAAAATTCGAGATAAAACCTCCGATCTAGAGCAACAACGACTCGCCACAATGAATCTTTTGGAAGACATCGATCAGGCCAGATGGGAAGTCGAGCAGAAAGAAGAATTATTAACGAACCTTTTAAATCATGCCGAAGCGGCGATTTATGTTAAAAACCTCTCTCATCGTTACCTGTTAGTGAATTCAAATTTTGCCACACATTTTCACCTCTCCCCAGAATCGTTTATTGGAAAAACCGATGAGGAACTTTTTTCTACGTCGGTCGCCTCTCTCATTGGTCAAAGGGAAGGTGAGGTGCTGCAAGGCAAAAAACCCCTGAAATTTGAACAGCGTATTGTCTTCCCAGACGGTCTGAAAACGTGGCTCACGATTAAATTTCCCTTGCTAGACTCTTTCGATCAGCCCTATGCCCTTTGCAGTATGTCCACTGATGTCACCGACCTTGAACAGGCCCAGAAGCTCTTTCACAAAATTGTGGAAGCCGCCCCCACCGGCATGATTATGGTCAACCAGGAGGGTCGCATTGTGTTGGCCAATGCCCTCACCTGCTCGCAATTCGGATACACCCGAGAAGAATTATTACAACAACCTGTAGAGCTGCTGGTACCGCTCCGCTTCAGGGCCACTCACCCCGACAAACGCACGGGTTTTATGTCTCACCCCGAACCTCGGAGCATGGGAAGTGGACGTGACCTTTATGGCTTGCGGAAGGACGGGACAGAATTCCCCCTTGAAATTGGTCTCAATCCCCTTTCCACCCCCGAAGGTTCTTTTGTCCTCGCTTCCGTCGTGGACATCACGAAACGAATCGAAGGGGAAAAATCTTTTGCCCAATTGTACCGTCACCATCAATTGCTGTTGAACTCGGCCGGAGAAGGCATTTATGGCATCGATTGCAACGGCATCACGACCTTCATCAACCCCGCGGCCGCTAAAATGCTAGGGTACATTCCCGAAGAATTGATTGGAGTACCTATGCATTCCACGGCCCACCATACCAAGCCCGATGGATCGGCCTATCCTCGCACGGAATGTCCCATGTACCAAGCTTTTCAGGACGGAGCAGTCCATACCGTCGAGGATGAAGTTCTTTGGAGAAAAGACGGAAGCTGTTTTCCGGTTGAGTACACCACGACCCCGATCTCCGATGAAGAGGGGTGCTTCGTTGGCGCAGTGGTCACCTTTAAAGATATTACAGAGCGGAAACGCACAGAAGCCATGCTTCGGCAATGGACCCAGGCCTTGGAACACAGCAATAAGGAGTTAGACGATTTTGCCTATATTGCTGCGCACGATCTCAAGGAACCCCTGCGAGGCATTCACAACTATTCCCGGTTCCTGGTGGAAGACTATGCCGCATTGCTCGGTGAAGCGGGCAGTGAACAATGCCAAACCATCATGCGGTTGTCGCAACGCATGGAAGAACTCATTAATACCCTCCTGTACTATTCCCGCCTCGGGCGGACCGACCTCGCCATCCGCGAGGTGTATTTAGATCGCGTAGTCCTGGATGTTCTCGATACTCTCAAGCCTCGACTCAAAGAGGAGGGCATTACCATTCGGTATCCCAACCCCTTACCGGTCCTGCGCTGCGATGAAGCCCGCGTTGGGGAAATCTTTCGCAACCTCCTGACCAATGCCATGAAATACAATGACAAGACGGACAAATGGATTGAAATCGGGTGTGTGGCCGCAGAGACCGGGGAAGCGTTACCCGTGAAGCAAACACCGAAACAGCGCGCGCAGGGTTCGGTTCTTTCTTCAAACGAGATACGAGATACGAAAGACGAGATACGCCATTTTTATGTGCGCGACAATGGCATCGGCATTCCGGAAAAACACTTTGGGGACATATTTCGGATTTTTAAGCGTCTCCAAGGGCGGGATAAGTTTGGTGGGGGCACCGGTGCGGGTTTAACGATCATTGAGAAAATTGTCCACCGCCATGGCGGGAGGATCTGGGTGGAATCAATGGTAGGGGAAGGCACCACTTTCTGGTTTACCTTGGAATCCTCTTCCAAATCTTCCACTCACAATCAAATTTCTCCTTCGACCATGCCCAATTCCGTCCTATAA